In Micromonospora sp. WMMA1363, a genomic segment contains:
- a CDS encoding universal stress protein, which yields MSGTEILVGYDGSPDAGRALDWALDEAGRSGRTVRLAYVFEWLTVAHWIGPGVAPGVWPDDGARQRVEELVRRAAADAARPGLTVTGVVYDGPPALVLQEQSARAGLVVLGTRGHGGFGGLLAGSTTVSVTAHAHCPVVVVRGNTAARGRHIAVGVDASEQSLLALGFAFEQAAARKVPLHVVRAWHLPPGQRPPAGPDARAAARADRAELADPLARWERAFPNVDVTVEVAEGSSGALMVAASRNAQLVVVGTRGRGGLAGMLLGSVSQQLLHHAYCPVAVVRER from the coding sequence GTGAGCGGCACGGAGATCCTGGTTGGCTACGACGGCTCCCCCGACGCCGGGCGGGCGTTGGACTGGGCGCTGGACGAGGCTGGCCGCAGCGGGCGGACGGTGCGGCTGGCGTACGTCTTCGAATGGCTGACCGTGGCCCACTGGATCGGGCCTGGGGTGGCGCCCGGCGTCTGGCCGGACGACGGGGCCCGGCAGCGGGTGGAGGAACTGGTCCGGCGGGCGGCTGCGGACGCCGCCCGCCCGGGTCTCACCGTCACCGGCGTCGTGTACGACGGCCCGCCGGCCCTGGTGCTCCAGGAACAGTCTGCCCGGGCCGGCCTGGTGGTGCTCGGAACACGGGGACACGGCGGGTTCGGCGGGCTGCTCGCCGGCTCCACCACGGTGTCGGTCACCGCGCACGCGCACTGCCCGGTGGTGGTGGTGCGCGGCAACACCGCCGCGCGGGGCCGGCACATCGCGGTCGGCGTGGACGCTTCGGAACAGTCGCTGTTGGCGCTGGGCTTCGCGTTCGAGCAGGCCGCAGCCCGGAAGGTACCGCTGCACGTGGTCCGCGCCTGGCACCTGCCGCCGGGGCAACGCCCGCCGGCCGGCCCGGACGCCCGGGCGGCTGCCCGGGCCGATCGGGCCGAGCTGGCCGATCCGCTGGCCCGCTGGGAGCGGGCGTTCCCGAACGTCGACGTGACGGTGGAGGTGGCCGAAGGGAGTTCGGGCGCCCTGATGGTGGCGGCGAGCCGCAACGCCCAGCTCGTCGTGGTTGGCACGCGTGGCCGGGGCGGACTGGCGGGGATGCTGCTCGGGTCGGTCAGCCAGCAGCTGCTGCACCACGCGTATTGCCCGGTCGCGGTCGTCCGCGAGCGCTGA
- a CDS encoding universal stress protein, protein MAVATDAPVLAGVGSRWSLPLVRLAAQEAAAHDRPLCLLHAFDWAAALAAPSVVGPHDAAEELLTRAEEVARDVDETLTINGEIAEGPVVEALIRRSGSAYLVVVGDGGMSTAPGWVSAETPTVQVAARAGCPVLVTRRGPPPEGPVLVGVDGSADSRQALAWAFGCAARRGARLVAVRVVEPDRADADPAVLAGIVARIGGRHPDVPVECHTVRGDPGTVLVEQSRSSQVSVVATRGDQPGRGMLGSVSQSVLYHSPAPVIVVRGLAATEAPDVRDQGP, encoded by the coding sequence ATGGCCGTGGCCACCGACGCGCCGGTGCTCGCCGGGGTCGGCTCGCGGTGGAGTCTGCCGCTGGTCCGGTTGGCGGCTCAGGAGGCCGCCGCGCACGACAGGCCGCTGTGCCTGCTGCACGCGTTCGACTGGGCGGCGGCGCTGGCGGCGCCGTCGGTGGTCGGGCCGCACGACGCGGCGGAGGAACTCCTCACCCGAGCCGAGGAGGTGGCCCGGGATGTCGACGAGACCCTGACAATCAACGGTGAGATCGCCGAGGGCCCGGTGGTGGAGGCGCTGATCCGCCGCTCCGGGTCGGCGTACCTGGTCGTCGTCGGCGACGGCGGGATGAGCACCGCCCCGGGCTGGGTGTCCGCCGAAACACCGACCGTGCAGGTCGCCGCCCGGGCCGGGTGCCCGGTGCTGGTGACCCGCCGTGGGCCGCCGCCGGAGGGCCCGGTGCTGGTCGGCGTGGACGGCTCCGCCGACTCCCGGCAGGCGCTGGCATGGGCGTTCGGCTGCGCCGCCCGCCGCGGGGCGCGGCTGGTCGCCGTCCGCGTCGTGGAGCCGGACCGCGCGGACGCCGACCCGGCGGTGCTCGCCGGGATCGTCGCCCGGATCGGCGGGCGGCACCCGGACGTGCCGGTGGAGTGCCACACCGTCCGCGGCGACCCGGGCACCGTCCTCGTCGAGCAGTCGCGCTCGTCGCAGGTGTCGGTGGTGGCCACGCGAGGCGACCAGCCCGGGCGAGGCATGCTCGGCTCGGTGAGCCAGTCGGTGCTCTACCACTCACCGGCGCCGGTGATCGTGGTAAGGGGCCTCGCCGCGACGGAGGCCCCGGACGTAAGGGACCAAGGACCCTGA
- a CDS encoding sporulation protein: MVFKKMLSAFGVGGPSVDTVLANPNTRPGLALDGQVNLLGGEAPANIEQIVVGLVTRVEIEGHDTEYAGVMEFHRMPVSGPLQLAPKQQLSIPFQLPVPWETPITDVYGQRLHGMTMGLRTELAIARAVDKSDLDQVNVHPLPVHERILEAFQRLGFRFKHADLERGHIHGTQQTLPFYQEIEFFAAPQYAQTISEVELTFVTSPHGVDVILECDKRGGFFTSGHDVFGRYQVSHADADRVDWTQVVDGWLRETTSRYGSLRAQGFGMPHQHGRGHGHRGMGIGGVVAGAALGVAGGMIAGEMIEDAFEGDVAEDFGFDG, encoded by the coding sequence ATGGTCTTCAAGAAGATGTTGAGCGCGTTCGGTGTGGGTGGTCCCAGCGTCGACACCGTCCTGGCGAATCCGAACACCCGACCCGGCCTGGCCCTGGACGGTCAGGTAAACCTGCTCGGGGGTGAGGCGCCGGCCAACATCGAGCAGATCGTCGTCGGCCTGGTCACCCGGGTCGAGATCGAAGGGCACGACACCGAGTACGCGGGCGTCATGGAGTTCCACCGGATGCCGGTCTCCGGGCCGCTCCAGCTCGCCCCGAAGCAGCAGCTGTCGATCCCCTTCCAGCTGCCGGTACCGTGGGAGACGCCGATCACCGACGTGTACGGCCAGCGCCTGCACGGCATGACCATGGGCCTGCGCACCGAGTTGGCGATCGCGCGTGCCGTCGACAAGAGCGATCTGGACCAGGTCAACGTGCACCCGCTGCCGGTGCACGAGCGGATCCTGGAGGCGTTCCAGCGGCTCGGTTTCCGGTTCAAGCACGCCGACCTGGAGCGCGGCCACATCCACGGCACGCAGCAGACGCTGCCTTTCTACCAGGAGATCGAGTTTTTCGCCGCCCCGCAGTACGCGCAGACGATCAGCGAGGTGGAGCTGACCTTCGTCACCAGCCCGCACGGGGTCGACGTGATCCTGGAGTGTGACAAGCGCGGCGGCTTCTTCACCTCGGGGCACGACGTGTTCGGCCGCTACCAGGTCTCGCACGCCGACGCTGACCGGGTCGACTGGACCCAGGTGGTCGACGGCTGGCTGCGGGAGACCACCTCCCGGTACGGGAGCCTGCGGGCGCAGGGCTTCGGCATGCCACACCAGCACGGCCGCGGCCACGGCCACCGCGGGATGGGCATCGGCGGTGTCGTGGCCGGTGCCGCGCTCGGCGTGGCCGGCGGCATGATCGCCGGCGAGATGATCGAGGACGCGTTCGAGGGCGACGTCGCCGAGGACTTCGGCTTCGACGGGTAG
- a CDS encoding glycerophosphodiester phosphodiesterase family protein, which yields MRTVRRTAVAALVAATATVGLTAPAQARPRPDRTIDLQAHRGGLGLRVESTLASFGNALQLGVDTLELDVQITEDGQAVVTHDRRVNGAKCVDTAPPTPGDPEFPYVGKYVNTLTLAQVRTLDCGARTLPDRPGQLAVPGARMPLLREVFDLVKRYRADDVMLNIETKVEAGAPAETAPREQFVQVTAAEIRSAGMLKRVTIQSFDWGALMRMRQVEPRLPLVALTNYDFLQTGQPGASPWLGGLDIDDFDGDPIAAIRSFGVKTFSPVHGFPQNGTVTDPDYRPYVTRQMVAHAHRSGITVIPWTVNDVPTMAKLLDDGVDGIITDYPDRLRGLLAQRGMRLPRVYASPFDVQAHRGGRAARPENTLPAFAHALANPAISTLEFDTGVSADGHLVVLHDRTVNGSNCADTAPAWPGDPTFPYVGKRVHDLTLAQLRTLDCGSKTPADAPDQVAVPGARIPTLDEVFALVRASGRSDVRMNIETKISPLVADTAPYDVFTRKLVTALQRARFTDRATIQSFDWRTIRYARKLDRRIDTVALVWQYGPAECAGLADECSLRTVYDDPAVPSPWLGGLNWWKHRDLGKLVRAAGATTVSSNWQVHDPKQGVVASADWYLRENPAYFHGPDVRTLQRRYGLDVIPYVVNDPAVLQRVIDLGVDGVLTDDPDQLVGVAIRNGLR from the coding sequence TTGCGCACCGTACGGCGTACCGCCGTCGCCGCCCTGGTGGCGGCGACCGCGACAGTCGGTCTCACCGCACCCGCCCAGGCGCGGCCACGTCCAGACCGGACGATCGACCTACAGGCCCACCGCGGCGGCCTGGGGTTGCGGGTGGAGAGCACCCTCGCGTCCTTCGGCAATGCCCTGCAGTTGGGTGTGGACACCCTGGAACTGGACGTGCAGATCACCGAGGACGGCCAGGCGGTCGTCACCCACGACCGTCGGGTGAACGGGGCGAAGTGCGTCGACACCGCACCCCCGACGCCCGGCGACCCGGAGTTCCCGTACGTCGGGAAGTACGTCAACACGCTGACCCTGGCGCAGGTGCGGACGCTGGACTGCGGGGCGCGGACCCTGCCCGACCGACCCGGCCAGCTCGCCGTGCCGGGCGCCCGGATGCCGCTGCTGCGCGAGGTGTTCGACCTGGTCAAGAGGTACCGCGCGGACGACGTGATGCTGAACATCGAGACCAAGGTGGAGGCCGGCGCCCCGGCCGAGACCGCCCCGCGCGAGCAGTTCGTGCAGGTTACCGCGGCGGAGATCCGCTCCGCCGGGATGCTGAAGCGGGTGACGATCCAGAGCTTCGACTGGGGCGCGCTGATGCGGATGCGCCAGGTCGAGCCACGGCTGCCACTGGTGGCACTGACCAACTACGACTTCCTCCAGACCGGACAGCCAGGCGCCTCGCCGTGGCTGGGTGGGCTGGACATCGACGACTTCGACGGCGACCCGATCGCCGCGATCCGCAGCTTCGGCGTGAAGACCTTCTCACCGGTGCACGGGTTCCCGCAGAACGGCACGGTCACCGACCCCGACTACCGGCCGTACGTGACGAGGCAGATGGTCGCGCACGCCCACCGCAGCGGCATCACGGTGATCCCGTGGACCGTCAACGACGTGCCGACCATGGCCAAGCTCCTCGACGACGGGGTGGACGGCATCATCACCGACTACCCGGACCGGCTACGCGGCCTGCTCGCGCAGCGTGGGATGCGCCTGCCGAGGGTGTACGCGTCGCCGTTCGACGTTCAGGCGCACCGGGGTGGTCGGGCCGCCCGGCCGGAGAACACCCTGCCCGCGTTCGCGCACGCCCTGGCGAACCCGGCGATCTCCACGCTGGAGTTCGACACCGGGGTGAGCGCCGACGGGCACCTGGTCGTGCTGCACGACCGCACCGTCAACGGCTCGAACTGCGCTGACACCGCTCCGGCGTGGCCGGGTGACCCGACGTTCCCGTACGTCGGCAAGCGGGTGCACGACCTGACCCTGGCCCAGCTGAGAACGCTGGACTGCGGTTCGAAGACCCCGGCCGACGCGCCTGATCAGGTCGCCGTGCCGGGCGCCCGGATCCCCACTCTGGACGAGGTCTTCGCCCTGGTGCGGGCCAGTGGCCGAAGCGACGTCCGAATGAACATCGAGACGAAGATCAGCCCGCTGGTGGCCGACACCGCCCCGTACGACGTGTTCACCCGCAAACTGGTCACCGCGCTCCAGCGGGCACGCTTCACCGACCGCGCCACGATCCAGTCGTTCGACTGGCGGACGATCCGGTACGCCCGGAAGCTGGACCGGCGCATCGACACCGTCGCCCTGGTCTGGCAGTACGGCCCGGCCGAGTGCGCCGGCCTCGCCGACGAGTGCTCGCTGCGGACCGTCTACGACGACCCGGCCGTGCCGAGCCCGTGGCTCGGCGGACTGAACTGGTGGAAGCACCGCGACCTGGGCAAACTGGTCCGGGCCGCCGGGGCGACGACGGTGTCGTCGAACTGGCAGGTCCACGACCCGAAGCAGGGCGTGGTCGCGTCCGCCGACTGGTACCTGCGGGAGAACCCGGCGTACTTCCACGGACCGGACGTCCGCACCCTTCAGCGGCGGTACGGGCTGGACGTGATCCCATACGTCGTCAACGACCCGGCGGTGCTGCAGCGGGTCATAGACCTCGGCGTGGACGGCGTTCTCACCGACGACCCGGACCAGCTGGTCGGTGTGGCGATCCGCAACGGCCTGCGCTGA